The DNA region CGCTGTAGTTTGCGGCAGATGTGTTCAGCCTCCTTCAACTGATGACTGTTGCCCAGTTAAATGTTGAGTTTTCCTGTAAATTGTTACTTTTGCGCCTAAGGCAAAGCACGTTACTTCGACACCTTTGGTTGAGGATTAGATGATTAGGCAGGTATGTTATTGGCAAATAGAGTGGGATTTGTCCCCTTCTGTTTCCATAAAATCTTCTCCACTTGTCTTTTCACCCACTGATAAACATCCTTCTCTGCACTATGGCTTAGGCTTAAGATTTCCTCATGTGGGCAGCCTGCCCTGCTTTTTGACTGTGGGTACTCTGCTTGTTAAAGTTATGCCTCAAAGCCCAGCAATACACACTgtgtatctatatctatctatgTATATGTAGCTGTACCTCTGTCCATCCTTGGGAGTCATCAAGAACTGATTACCCCAGATACAACTGATGTTAAACAGCTGTAAGTCAAGCCAGCATCACAAGAATGATAAAGATGGACCACCCAGTATCACTGAACAAAaaggctctgctggctggaaGAGAGGCACAAGCTTAATTTCTGCTAAACTGCAAATACAAATGTTGGTCTCTATTTTCGTACAATAAGCAGTGGGTCCCAATGAAGCAGCCTGGAGTTAGAGTTCACACCAAGGCATTTTACCAGTTCACAGCTCAGTCAGAGTCTCAGCACAGGTCTGTTATGTCTATCTACAAACCAAAGTAGCTGATTACACCCCAGGCTGTGGTGCAGGCTGTGTCACAGGCACTGACCTACTGTCCAACCTGCTGTAATGGCATGGTACTTGGTTTGTCAGGGAACAAATATGCTCAGTATTCCTGCTAGAATTGCTGTATGATGAAAGCTCTCTGAAATCTGATTCAGGCTGCCCTCACCCACTGCTTACTTCTCATGTCCTTGTTTCTTagttccctgctgccctggatAATAaacacagacagcaggacaaCCAAACAGCTGGGTCTGACGAGGGACTGCTCGTTAGCCGTAAGCATTACTGACTGCAACTTTCTACTGCACTTTTCCAAAGACCAGGTGAACACTAGAGATCTCACCAGAGCTGGGTGTTGGTGACCACTGGCCTTTGTGGCCATTctaaaagcacaaaacaaagcaccttccctgagcagctccttgcaTGACAGTAGATTTACAGACATTTGCCTCGCTGTTTCTGTGATACAAATCATGGGGGTGAGACATCCTGTCCTTTGCCCACTTTtggacattttttatttttatactcaATTTTCTCAGTTACTAGGCTTAACTTGATGTTTCTGgctattatttttaagaagccCTACCTAGGATTTCCTACCTCTCTTGACAGTGTTGCCTGGTTCTGCTGTGCAGATGGAACCTCTTACCCAGCTAAGCTGGAAGCCGTATTCACAGCAGGCAGCCAGAGACTTTTCCtaatgaaagggaaaatgtgGGTTTGCATCCCTTCAAATAGCAGAAGAGTGTAAACCTTAGTCTCTGATGAAGCTACTTacactggaattttaaaaaccccacttCTCAAAGAAGAAATAGAGGCTAGTCAGCTGGAAAGGAGAACAAGTGGTAATGTATGCTCTGCTGGATTTAACTCACTATGTGAAATCAATATAAGGGAAAGCAGTAATGCAGCAACCTgccttctcccagcccttcccaaaccAGCTGCAAATAAACTTGTTTGTCCAGAGGCTGGTTTGATTTCCTACTGCACATTTGTCCAGTAATGTAGACACTGCCACTGCTTCCTCAATGGGTACAAACAGTTCTTAGAAATGGAGGTCACTATAAGTTAATGAtcctttttcttgtcttttttttgaACAAAGGGAGTTTTGTACAAGACCTCCTGCTGGTCATGCTGATTTGATCAGGATTTGCACTTTAATTGTCATGTCTTGTCAGGAGAACTTCaaacaagcaaagcaaacaaattccTCACAGCTTTTCTTACTCAGGTGTTCCTGGGCTGTTGTGCAATTCCCTGGCATTTAACTGCAGACTGGCAAGTCTGGTGCCAGCAGTGGGAAACTGAAAGCCTGGTTAGATAGTCAGCTGTTAATTCCTCCAAGGGACTGTGGAGTTTAAATTCTTATGGAATGGTGTCTTCCCCCAGTGTTTTCATGTTAGAAGGAGGTTgatgtgcagagccaggagtaACACAGAGGCAGGAGTAGTGCAGGGTTGAGTGTTTGAacttccctgccccagccaaTGTCCACTCTGTCAGTAAGTTCTGCAAATATCCTGGTACCTGAGTCAAGCAAGAGAACTGCTgttagaaatataaaaatatcaacTGCTCCATGCCACGTGGCCAGCCTGagcctgctgcctctgcaggcagctcttaCACTGACTCCGCCATTTCATTACCTTTCACTTGTGAGCTGTGACCCTATTGGGAAAACCTCAGACAGTTCACTGATCATCCAGCTGGCTGCAGGTATTTCATTTACCTGGCAGATACACTTCTAACCTCAGGTTTGTCTGTTCATGTTCTTAGGGCCATCAAACAGTGACGGTGCAGGCAAAGTCAGCCTCTTGAAGAAAGTACCAGCACTGAAGGACGGAGACTTCACCCTTGCAGAATGGTAAGGACTCAGTCCTTAGACTTCCTTGGGTACCACAGTCTGTGCTGCATTCAGAAGATGTTATTCCCATGGAATAATTAAGGATCACAGAATATATGAACATGCTGGTTATTTTTAATAGTATAACCTCATTTgatctctttccattttctgtttgaattaTCGTTCAGAATGTAAACAGCTCAGCTGACTTAGCTTCTTCATCTCACCCTAAATGTACTTACCTCAAAATGGGATTATAAACATTTCTGGGAGATGTTTAAAGCTTATAAAAATCCCTTTCACCCTGGGGAAAGAAATCCCTTTTACTCTAGGAAAGAATTCTGTTTATCTGAATTAGTCATAAAGGCTGAGAGAATATCTACACAGATAAAATTTAGGCTTTACATGAAATTATTAATATGGAGACTGGTAATGATGTCATAATACTGAAACAATTGAACTATAGCAGTATCAGCATGGCAGGGGTGTttacattttcttccattttgtcagcacattttctgtggcttttttttttgtagtaatAGCCTAAGTATTGTTGCAGATGACTAAGATATTTTTCCATCTGACTTCTGCCAGTTAGTGAAAGTACAAACATCTGGACAAACACAAAAAGATTCTGTAGGGTTTCCTTGCTGAGActtccactgatttcagtggaagCTGCATGCTGGAGACAGACCTGATGAAAAGGCAGCAATAACCCATCAGAGAGTTTCATTTAGTGCACAGGTATCAGAGAGATGGGTCAGAACAGGCAAGGAACAAGTGGAGTTACCATCACTGATAGAGGATCATGGAGGTTTATTGTTTGTTTACTCCAGTGTGTTTACCCCCAGTactgcccagcagtgctgtgattttCCAGCAGGTTAAAGTTTTCATGGAAGCTGAGGTGATTAAGGACCACTGATGTCAACATGAATTAGATGCCTTTATATGGTCCCTAGACTCTGCTGGAAATCCTGATCTGAATGTTTTTCAGTGGAAGCAACAAGttgagaaggagcaggagagggagctTAGGCAAGAGCATTGTGCCCGTAACTGCCTGACCCTCTCTTGTCTcctgctgtgtgagcagcactgccatCCTGCTGTACCTGAGCCGCAAGTACAACACTCCCGACCACTGGTATCCCTCAGACATACAGCAGAGGGCCCGTGTGGATGAGTACCTGTCCTGGCACCACACCAACATCAGGGCCAATGCTCCTAAAACCATGTGGATCAAGGTGAGGAGACTGAATGTAAAAACGTGAGTAAGTGATGTTGGTTTGTGAGAGTGCTGAGCATCTTAACAGCCCCAATTCAGAGACTGTGGTGATGAAACAACAAACCTGGGCCATTTCTAGCTGGAAGGTGTCAGAATCTGTGTCTGGGCTGTTCAGGTCCAATCCAGCCAGCTGTGGACCCCAGCCCAAATGATCTTACATGGACAAAGGCAAAAGATGGGAAGTGCTCTTCTCCACGTGgggaacacaagccctgtgaggaacgtttgaaggagctggggctgtttagcctggagaagaggaggctcagaggtgaccttattgctctctacaaaCTCCCTGAAGGGAGGTTGCAGACAGGTGGGGATTGGTCTCttcctccaggcagcactgacagaaccagaggacacagtctcaagctacaTCAGGGAAGGaataggttggatattaggaagaaatttttcactgaaagaataataaaatactggaatgctcttctcagggaggtggcagaatcaccatctctggatgtgtttaaaaaaagactggacatggcacttgaTGCTATAGTCTAGTTGAGGTGTCAGGGtataggttggacttgatgatcttagaggtctcttccaacctcattattctgtgattctgtgaatttatttccttgatAGGAGACACCAGATCATCCAGGTGACCCCCCAGATGGAAAAGAGGGCATTGCCTTCTCCCAGGGGGATTTtgagcagaggggacagggggcagAGGAAGGGGGCAACAGCCAGTGGGGTACAAGTGAGGAGGGATGAGGGGAGGGGGGTAAACCAGGGAGAGAGCACCAACACTGACAGGGGGAAAGGGCAAGAGCATGTGGTGATAGGATACAAATCATGTCAACAGTGCAAATTACCAAACACCCAGTGCAAATAACTAAATAACTATTTAGTGCAATGCAACAGAAAGGAGCTGTTGGAGAGGGAGCCGTTCCAAACTGATCAACATCAGGATCTGGCAAAAGCCAATTTGGccattttggtttttcccttAAAGAAGGGCTGGTACAGAAGGTCTCAAACCCAGCAGACTTTCATTGCCTGGATTTGTGAGTGAATATGTAACAGAGTTAGTGTTGCTTCCAAGGGcctccccctccctgcacagctgtgcagagTGTGCACACAGGCAGAGTTTGGCTTTGGTGaacatttgttttgttgctgGAAGCAGAAAGACTTGCATTCTTCATACAAGTTCCTGCAGTCTCCTAAGGGTGGAAATCCAGAAGGAGTCTCCTGCTTCCAGCACACTTATGTGCTTCTGTGAAATAGGCTcagggacagagagcagagacaCACTGAGAGGCAGATTTTCTTTACTCAGAGTAGTCAGGCCAATTTACATTTAGGCAAAATTACCTGATTCATCCTGAGCCAGAAAATCATTTAGTATCAGATGATTTTGCTGGACACCTATTTCCAGCCAGCTCACCAGACAGTTAATGCAGCTATCCCTAGAGAGACCTAGGTGCAAGTATAGTTCTGCAAGGACAGCTGACATGGAATTTCAAATGAAATCAGGATTGCTAGTAAACAGGTAATTTCACTACTCCCTTGTAAATTTGCCCTTGTTTGTGCCTAACAAAGCACTCATTTATTGTCTTGAATTTATTGGTATTTGATTTTTTGGCTAGAGAGTACAGAGAAGCAATTCAAATATGAGGCAGAATCATACAAGAAGCAGTTTCTTCCAGCCTCTGCAGGCTGTCACTGCAGTGCTCCAAGAGAAAGAAATCCAATTAATTGCTGCTGATGGTGATTAGATAGCCCAGATGCAGAAAAGGTCCTCAGAATAATTGTAAATATGGAAACATATAAAGCCACCTTGTAAGAGAAGCTTATTAGCTAGAAATGGGAGAGTATAGACAGCCCTGAGataaggagaaggaagaagagctgTTTCAAGtaattttaccccaaaatcccaatgtTCATTATTGGAATCACTTAGAAGAAAGCTGGCCACGAATTTTCTTCTGATGAAATGGATTCCACATGTATTTGGCCAAAATCCTGGCTTGGATTAAGCAATCCCAACTTGAATTGTTGAATACACTAGCAGTAAGTAGAAATTCAGTTCACTTGCACTGAttgaaatttgtatttataattttgATTCTCTAAACAAACTGTACTTCTTTAGCTGTGGAAGgtgagggcagcacagctgtgaaacACTGAGTGGTGTATATACCTCTGTGACTGGTGAAAAATATTGTAGAAAGGCAACTACCCCCCGTGCCAGCAAGTCTGTGCAGACAAAAGGACTGCATTTCTGTGATTGCTCCACAAAAATTTCTAGTGGTTTAAAGAGTGATGCTTTAAGCCACTGAAAGGTTTGTGTAAAAATGGTGTTGAccacttccagccctgctggctgctgtcacacagaggAAGCCATTTCTGTCTCTCCAGCCAGTGTTGATGAGTTCTAGTCCTTGCAATGCTCCTGCCACAGGCAccacccttccctcctctctatcaccctgcaggacaggcagctgcctgcagcacccagtTCCACAGCAGGGTGGGTGGCTGttgggcagctgctggtgacACAGAGCATCTAGCAGGGGTGACTGTGGCAGAAATTTGTCTTGCCTGGAGCTGTtgcccatttttcttttgcagcccagcagggtagggtggggagggcacagctgccaggcacaAAATGAGATGAGGATCCTTGATTTTGTTCCTCACATTGCTGCTGATTAGCTGAGGTCACTGCCATGGCAGGTCACACTTAGGACGGCTGGTGTGCTCTGTGtccaggagctctgtggagTTGCCACAGCCCATGAAGCTCTGCCATCCCCTTCTGTGGCTTTATTGCAGGGCACTGATCATCATGGGGTGTAACTTCAATTACTACTACCAGAGAAGATGGTCATGTGTGCTGCTATGTCCCTTCTCTCCTCAGGTGTTGATTCCCCTCTTCAcagggcagcctctgccctCAGAGAAGCTCCAGGAGGTTATGGAGGGGCTGTCCACTTCCCTGAAGCAATTTGAGGAGAGGTTTCTGCAGGACAAGGCTTTTATCATTGGGAGTGAGATCTCCCTGGCAGATCTTGTGGCCATTGTGGAACTGATGCAAGTGAGTGCCTGGAGCATGGTCAGGAAGCTCAGCACAAGGAAAACagatgctgctgagcagggagggggcagcaTGTGGAAACTCTTCACTAGCAGGAGAAGTCAGGGCATATTTTGGCAGAACTGGCCTAAGACAATGGGGAGAATGTGGGAGTGGGTTCAGagcagcaatgaaaataaaaaaaaaagctggctGCAAGGGCTGCAACAGATCTCTTTTGTTTCTCATCTGTAGCAATaaccttttcttcattttttatcaTAACTTTCTTTTAACCTCCAGCGAAGGAGGTAATGAGAAGCAATAGCAGACAGGTCTGATGAAATGAAACAACCATATAGGAATATTTCTATCATTCAAGAGTATAATACTTGCCCATGCCATGTCTGGAAGATGAAATAATTAATCTCAGAGGCAATCAAATTAAGTTTGTTACAAACTGATCTTTTCCTGCCAGGCCACCAGGGCCTggatcctgcagcccagcagtgatTTCTTTCTCCCAGTTCAGTGTCCAAGGgactgaaaagcagcagttctGCTTCTCTACAGTGTGTTCCAGAGAGTGGCACAGGCAGAAGGCAGAAAGGGGGGTAGATTATGTTAGTTAGGACACTGGTTCAGTTAAACACCTTTTGTGCTGGGTGTTGCTGTATAATCCAGCACTCTACTGCAAACTGGACAGTGATCCCTGGAACTGCCAGCCAACATCTTCAGAGTCATGGCTGAAAATCACTCACAGAATGATTCACAGATGAGAGCAGAGCGTGCTCATCTATGCTGCCCTTACCAGCTATTCCAGCACCCAGGAACTGAGTTGTAAATGCCCTTTAAAATCCAGCTTAGCTTTTGTGTCCCCCAGACAGGTACCAGAGATTTCCCCCCTTCCTACTGCTCCTCCATGAGCTCTTCCCTTTTGTCCCCTTTACCTGCAAGTATCCTTTTAGTGCCTGCTGTCTCAGTTCAAGGTGACTGCCCTGagcctcactgctgctctctccccttTCTGCAGCCTGTTGGAGTTGGTTGTGACGTCTTTGAAGACAGACCCAGGCTGAGGGAGTGGCGCAGGCGGGTGGAGGATGCTGTGGGGAAAGAGCTTTTTTTCCAAGCCCATGAGATGATCCTCAATATCAAAGAACTGAGCAATATTCAGATTGATCCACAGCTGAAAGAGCAACTGGCACCTGTGTTGATGAAGATGTTGAAATGAATTAACCTATCTTAGCATTTTTcgtgccttttttttttcctttttaacttcTTCTCTGACATCCAGTTCTCCATGGAACTGGAAAGAGCACTGTAATTCTAACACAGAAATTGCAGAGTGGGCCAGGTCTTTCTTGTATCTATGGGGGTGGAAGCTGGGGAATGTTTAAGACCTAAAACATTAAATTTACACAGAAGGCTGAGGCCCTACAGGTCACTTAACATGCatctggattttatttcagtgtcaGTCTTCTCAGAGATGGTAGAG from Camarhynchus parvulus chromosome 15, STF_HiC, whole genome shotgun sequence includes:
- the LOC115909477 gene encoding glutathione S-transferase theta-1 isoform X1, with product MGLELYLDLLSQPCRSIYIFARSNNIPFEFKHVELFKDSVLGKKPAAGSGAEQPRAGPSNSDGAGKVSLLKKVPALKDGDFTLAECTAILLYLSRKYNTPDHWYPSDIQQRARVDEYLSWHHTNIRANAPKTMWIKVLIPLFTGQPLPSEKLQEVMEGLSTSLKQFEERFLQDKAFIIGSEISLADLVAIVELMQPVGVGCDVFEDRPRLREWRRRVEDAVGKELFFQAHEMILNIKELSNIQIDPQLKEQLAPVLMKMLK
- the LOC115909477 gene encoding glutathione S-transferase theta-1 isoform X2, with amino-acid sequence MGLELYLDLLSQPCRSIYIFARSNNIPFEFKHVELFKGPSNSDGAGKVSLLKKVPALKDGDFTLAECTAILLYLSRKYNTPDHWYPSDIQQRARVDEYLSWHHTNIRANAPKTMWIKVLIPLFTGQPLPSEKLQEVMEGLSTSLKQFEERFLQDKAFIIGSEISLADLVAIVELMQPVGVGCDVFEDRPRLREWRRRVEDAVGKELFFQAHEMILNIKELSNIQIDPQLKEQLAPVLMKMLK